A window of Gavia stellata isolate bGavSte3 chromosome 29, bGavSte3.hap2, whole genome shotgun sequence contains these coding sequences:
- the SESN2 gene encoding sestrin-2 isoform X1, whose amino-acid sequence MLVAGSPCRPAGPEEYRGCGARRGGEDRGVKVPRPLRRGPSAFIPLGEIPQEGAESSRHQLLIEAFVSAGRVDNITMVMGLHPQYLSSFWKTQYLLLRMDGPLPYHKRHYIAIMAAARHQCSYLVGLHMGEFLQVGGNPAWLQGLHCAPQKLRNLNEINKLLAHRPWLITKEHIEALLKTGEDSWSLAELVQALVLLTHYHSLASFVFGCGINPEEDQDGGHGCRPPSPHSDSSPASDDSMGGSGGKDAMQEVEVLMERMKLLQESQLEEEGVTQEEMATRFEMEKTESLLVAPSDIADHSLQSNVLCFVEDPEFGYKDFTRRGEQAPPTFRAQDYTWEDHGYSLINRLYPDVGQLLDEKFQVVYNLTYNTIAMHCGVDTSMLRRAIWNYVHCVFGIRYDDYNYGEVNQLLERSLKIYIKTVACYPEKTTKRMYTQFWRHFKHSEKVHINLLLLEARMQAALLYALRAVTRYMT is encoded by the exons GACAGAGGGGTCAAGGTCCCCCGGCCGCTGAGGAGGGGTCCCAGCGCCTTCATCCCTCTGGGAGAG ATCCCGCAGGAAGGTGCGGAGAGCAGCCGGCACCAGCTCCTCATCGAGGCCTTCGTCTCGGCGGGCAGGGTGGACAACATCACCATGGTCATGGGGCTGCACCCCCAGTATCTCAGCAGCTTCTGGAAGACCCAGTACCTGCTGCTGCGCATGGACGGGCCCCTGCCCTACCACAAGCGCCACTACATCGCCATCATG GCAGCAGCCCGGCACCAGTGCTCCTACCTGGTGGGCTTGCACATGGGGGAGTTCCTGCAGGTGGGGGGCAACCCGGCGTGGCTGCAGGGACTACACTGTGCCCCCCAAAAACTCAGGAACCTCAACGAGATCAACAAACTCCTGGCACACCGGCCCTGGCTCATCACCAAGGAGCACATCGAG GCTCTGCTGAAGACGGGGGAGGACAGCTGGTCGCTGGCGGAGCTGGTGCAGGCCCTGGTGCTCCTCACCCACTACCACTCGCTCGCCTCCTTCGTCTTCGGTTGCGGCATCAACCCCGAGGAGGATCAGGATGGGGGGCACGGCTGCCGGCCCCCTTCGCCTCACAGCgacagcagccctgcctctgaCGACAGCATGGGGGGCTCCGGG GGCAAAGACGCCATGCAGGAGGTGGAGGTGCTGATGGAGAGGAtgaagctgctgcaggaaagccagctggaggaggagggtgtCACGCAGGAGGAGATGGCGACGCGCTTTGAGATGGAGAAGACGGAGAGCTTGCTGGTCGCTCCCTCGG ATATTGCAGATCACTCCCTGCAGTCCAACGTCCTCTGCTTCGTGGAGGACCCCGAGTTCGGCTACAAGGACTTCACGCGGAGGGGCGAGCAGGCACCCCCCACTTTCCGTGCGCAG GATTACACCTGGGAGGACCACGGCTACTCATTGATCAACCGCCTCTACCCCGACGTGGGGCAGCTCCTGGACGAGAAGTTCCAGGTTGTCTACAACCTGACGTACAACACCATCGCCATGCACTGCGGCGTGGACACGTCCATGCTGCGCAGGGCCATCTGGAACTACGTCCACTGCGTCTTCGGCATCCG ctaCGACGACTACAACTACGGGGAGGTGAACCAGCTCCTGGAGCGCAGCTTGAAGATCTACATCAAGACTGTGGCCTGCTACCCGGAGAAGACGACCAAGCGGATGTACACGCAGTTCTGGAGACACTTCAAGCACTCGGAGAAG GTGCACATCAACCTGCTATTGCTGGAGGCTCGGATGCAGGCGGCTCTGCTTTACGCCCTGAGAGCCGTCACGCGCTACATGACCTGA
- the SESN2 gene encoding sestrin-2 isoform X2, producing MVMGLHPQYLSSFWKTQYLLLRMDGPLPYHKRHYIAIMALLKTGEDSWSLAELVQALVLLTHYHSLASFVFGCGINPEEDQDGGHGCRPPSPHSDSSPASDDSMGGSGGKDAMQEVEVLMERMKLLQESQLEEEGVTQEEMATRFEMEKTESLLVAPSGEEVQGCNHSLQSNVLCFVEDPEFGYKDFTRRGEQAPPTFRAQDYTWEDHGYSLINRLYPDVGQLLDEKFQVVYNLTYNTIAMHCGVDTSMLRRAIWNYVHCVFGIRYDDYNYGEVNQLLERSLKIYIKTVACYPEKTTKRMYTQFWRHFKHSEKVHINLLLLEARMQAALLYALRAVTRYMT from the exons ATGGTCATGGGGCTGCACCCCCAGTATCTCAGCAGCTTCTGGAAGACCCAGTACCTGCTGCTGCGCATGGACGGGCCCCTGCCCTACCACAAGCGCCACTACATCGCCATCATG GCTCTGCTGAAGACGGGGGAGGACAGCTGGTCGCTGGCGGAGCTGGTGCAGGCCCTGGTGCTCCTCACCCACTACCACTCGCTCGCCTCCTTCGTCTTCGGTTGCGGCATCAACCCCGAGGAGGATCAGGATGGGGGGCACGGCTGCCGGCCCCCTTCGCCTCACAGCgacagcagccctgcctctgaCGACAGCATGGGGGGCTCCGGG GGCAAAGACGCCATGCAGGAGGTGGAGGTGCTGATGGAGAGGAtgaagctgctgcaggaaagccagctggaggaggagggtgtCACGCAGGAGGAGATGGCGACGCGCTTTGAGATGGAGAAGACGGAGAGCTTGCTGGTCGCTCCCTCGGGTGAGGAGGTGCAGGGGTGCA ATCACTCCCTGCAGTCCAACGTCCTCTGCTTCGTGGAGGACCCCGAGTTCGGCTACAAGGACTTCACGCGGAGGGGCGAGCAGGCACCCCCCACTTTCCGTGCGCAG GATTACACCTGGGAGGACCACGGCTACTCATTGATCAACCGCCTCTACCCCGACGTGGGGCAGCTCCTGGACGAGAAGTTCCAGGTTGTCTACAACCTGACGTACAACACCATCGCCATGCACTGCGGCGTGGACACGTCCATGCTGCGCAGGGCCATCTGGAACTACGTCCACTGCGTCTTCGGCATCCG ctaCGACGACTACAACTACGGGGAGGTGAACCAGCTCCTGGAGCGCAGCTTGAAGATCTACATCAAGACTGTGGCCTGCTACCCGGAGAAGACGACCAAGCGGATGTACACGCAGTTCTGGAGACACTTCAAGCACTCGGAGAAG GTGCACATCAACCTGCTATTGCTGGAGGCTCGGATGCAGGCGGCTCTGCTTTACGCCCTGAGAGCCGTCACGCGCTACATGACCTGA